The nucleotide window GTCTTACAAGCGGACAGAAGAGCAGGttaatgtagttttaaaaagcaagactCACCTCTAAAAAATGGGAAAGTTCATTGTTGATGAGCTCCTTGAGTTCTGACTTCTTCAGCTTGTGCTTGTCACCTTCCCTCCCGGAATATTGATGGAAGACGTCAATGAGGGccaccacagccttctctaactcagaCATCTGGGGCCCACAAAAAAAGATGCTTGTAGAACAGAGCAGTTGTTACCTACACCGACCTTACCATCGGGGTCAACTGGCTTTGGCTCACCTCCCCTTTTGAGCTTAGAGGGTGTGGCTTTTCATCACCCCTTGAACCCGCTCCCCGCCAACCctcccttctctgtcttctgtTCCCAAGCCCTCTGGCTTCTGGTTGCATTTGGGGAAAACTTCAACCAAAATACAGAGGAAGAGCAGTGAGGGGGATTGAgtcctcccccatccctaggagaCTCC belongs to Bubalus bubalis isolate 160015118507 breed Murrah chromosome 1, NDDB_SH_1, whole genome shotgun sequence and includes:
- the S100B gene encoding protein S100-B — protein: MSELEKAVVALIDVFHQYSGREGDKHKLKKSELKELINNELSHFLEEIKEQEVVDKVMETLDSDGDGECDFQEFMAFVAMITTACHEFFEHE